Proteins encoded in a region of the Stieleria neptunia genome:
- a CDS encoding SLC13 family permease has translation MTLSAKLVGRIAGPVLFFLILLFFHPQGLTPEANAVLAATSWIAVWWVTEAIPIAATALLPIVLFSLTGAVKLQATTAQYGHRYIFLYIGGFLIAIAIEKWDLHRRIALNIIHLIGTNITSIILGFMVATAGLSMWISNTATSVMMLPIGMAIVAQLRDNPQTDAGENEVFGKALMLAIAYSASIGGIATLIGTPPNLVLAGVVQEVYGVEISFLQWFKFGLPISLILLTLCWVYLTRFAFHFRHKSFPGGRQEIQKQLDALKSFSLEEKLLLAVFSITAIAWISRSFVQNQLGLLPLLDDTIIAMTGGLCLFLIPSRKVDAEGKREPLLVWEDTKQLPWGIVLLFGGGMALAEGFTSSGLAVWIGSQTTLLQSVSMLLLVLILVASVNFLTEITSNLATTSMLLPILASMAVAMNVHPFLLMVGATVAASCAFMLPVATPPNAVVFGSGYLRIPDMVRAGIWMNVISILLLTVIVYWVLPVVWGIEISEFPEQWR, from the coding sequence ATGACTTTATCAGCCAAGCTTGTCGGACGAATCGCCGGGCCCGTTCTGTTCTTTTTGATCTTGCTGTTCTTTCATCCGCAAGGGTTGACTCCGGAAGCCAACGCGGTGCTTGCCGCGACGAGCTGGATCGCGGTCTGGTGGGTGACCGAAGCGATCCCGATCGCCGCGACGGCGCTGTTGCCGATCGTGCTGTTCTCGCTGACCGGCGCAGTGAAGTTGCAGGCCACCACGGCGCAGTACGGCCACCGTTACATCTTTCTGTACATCGGCGGATTCCTGATCGCGATCGCGATCGAGAAGTGGGATCTGCATCGGCGGATCGCACTCAACATCATCCACCTGATCGGGACGAACATCACCAGCATCATCTTGGGGTTCATGGTCGCCACGGCGGGGTTGTCGATGTGGATTTCCAACACCGCGACTTCGGTGATGATGTTGCCGATCGGAATGGCGATCGTGGCCCAGTTGCGTGACAACCCACAAACCGATGCCGGCGAGAACGAGGTGTTTGGCAAGGCATTGATGTTGGCGATCGCGTACAGCGCGTCGATCGGTGGCATCGCGACCCTGATCGGAACCCCGCCCAACTTGGTGCTGGCCGGTGTGGTTCAAGAAGTTTATGGGGTAGAAATCAGCTTCTTGCAGTGGTTCAAGTTCGGATTGCCGATCTCGCTGATCTTGCTCACGCTCTGCTGGGTCTATCTGACGCGTTTCGCCTTTCATTTCCGCCACAAATCTTTCCCCGGCGGGCGTCAGGAAATTCAAAAGCAACTCGACGCGTTGAAGTCGTTTTCGCTCGAAGAAAAACTTCTGCTGGCGGTGTTTTCGATCACCGCAATTGCTTGGATCAGCCGCTCGTTTGTTCAAAACCAACTGGGGCTTTTGCCGCTGCTCGATGACACGATCATTGCCATGACCGGCGGGTTGTGTCTGTTCTTGATTCCCAGTCGCAAGGTGGACGCCGAGGGAAAACGCGAACCACTGCTGGTGTGGGAAGACACCAAACAGCTTCCCTGGGGCATCGTCTTGCTGTTTGGCGGTGGGATGGCGCTCGCCGAAGGGTTCACGTCCAGCGGCTTGGCGGTTTGGATCGGTTCACAAACGACGCTGTTACAATCCGTCTCGATGCTGTTGCTCGTGCTGATCTTGGTCGCGTCGGTCAACTTTCTCACGGAAATCACATCGAACCTGGCGACGACGTCGATGTTGTTGCCGATCCTGGCGTCGATGGCGGTTGCGATGAACGTGCACCCGTTTTTGTTGATGGTCGGCGCGACGGTGGCCGCGTCATGTGCCTTCATGCTGCCGGTCGCAACGCCGCCCAACGCCGTCGTGTTCGGATCGGGATACTTGAGGATTCCCGACATGGTACGTGCCGGGATCTGGATGAACGTGATTTCAATCCTGCTGTTAACGGTCATTGTCTACTGGGTTTTGCCGGTGGTCTGGGGCATCGAGATCAGTGAGTTCCCGGAACAGTGGCGTTAG
- a CDS encoding PVC-type heme-binding CxxCH protein — MKPSCDLFSFTIRVVLVVAMLSSSIAAETPSSRFQKIVLSESFHSEGADAADLNGDGHHDIVSGPYWYEGPEFRTRHAYAAVKDYSIKGYSDHFFSFARDFNGDGHVDIFSIPMPGTAGVWYENPGGEDRSKAWKSHHALPSVDNESPTFADIDSDGIDELVCIHQGRYGYAKPDESDPTAAWQFTAVSDNRGYGRFTHGLGVGDVDGDGKPDLLEKDGWWQQTETAGGLFKFHPVKFAASGGSQMFAYDFDGDGDNDVLSVQNAHGYGLSWFERRGTGDEFLFVEHPILGRQPADNPYGLAISQMHAVALTDIDGDGVMDIVTGKRFWAHGGNDPGASELPVLYWLRTVRSDYGVDFQPHLIDVRVGVGTQLTTADIDRNGHVDVLVGNKLGTYVLLNRGTAETPPTPSTAAPHRVGSDEFKNAVRTTEPLTPEEEQQTFVLPAGFKAQLVAAEPEIAKPMNMAFDAKGRLWVSSSVEYPFPAAEGKGRDTIKILDDTDGDGRADKITTFADGLNIPIGLYPYRDGVICYSIPNIWLLRDTDGDDRCDTREVLYGPFDYSRDTHGMCNGFTRGFDGWLYACHGFNNQSSVAGKDGNHVTMHSGNTFRIRTDGSRIEHFTDGQVNPFGMAIDPNGDLFTADCHTKPITLLMPGGVYEGFGKPHDGLGFVPNVMDHLHGSTAIGGIALYHDDAFPPVFHGNAFGGNVMTSRVNRNSIHHSGSTVSAREESDFLISGDPWFRPVDLQVGPDGALYVADFYNRIIGHYEVGLDHPGRDRHRGRIWRIVYDDDDRTRRDVPAVTSMHQKMRDGGSPITHAIDQLDSVNLTRRSIASDQLVDQFGAEAIEPVRQTLARCKHPDTKIHLLWVLHRLAAITDGDLQTAAQDASARVRAHVMQIIGAGGDADGSLQELLAVGLHDSDAMVRRRAALATAVFPSLPLTTELMKTLHAAPASDPHLRHAIRMTLRDHLSDAERFRVFTASRSPRDITAVIDLCLGIKTDFAGEFLAAHVTELQGLAPDQLSTYLSFAARYASPEHLGTIAQMAQTRFAENADFQEELLRSIQTGLRQRGIASPPVVVAWATRLARSYLGIPGEGDTLPERPRQIGWTFFPYPGTPDHGNPWVLSTKRNAADGEQASKLHSSFPSGESKTGIYRSDSFRLPAEFSFYLAGHDGYPDKPIQRLNLVRVRDAATQAVLQTWSPPRNDTAQKVTWNSGEAAGREVFVELVDGDTAGAYAWMAVGRFSVDGLNPSNEVVRFSKAARLIGEFRIGALAGVAKQILADPDASAALAAEFAAALVAFDPTPQRSAVAESLSINGVDRTLRGELANVLLSHNDDAVGETLGKVTKLATAAEQLRIAGKLSSDQAGVETLLMLVEAGQASPRLLVAPAVRGKLESLATKAQSQRISELTNNLPNEDQTLIAAMNTRKAAYLVGGGDAIAGSQLFAKQCAVCHQVAGKGVAVGPNLDGIGNRGLDRLIEDILTPNRNIDAAFRASVVLTEDGQVYSGLIKRTDGTQLVIVDQTGKEISVPVDEITRQKNVGTSPMPANFHETLDEGQTKDLLAYLLSLTH; from the coding sequence ATGAAACCTTCTTGCGATTTGTTCTCGTTCACGATACGGGTCGTGCTCGTCGTGGCCATGTTGTCGTCCTCGATTGCCGCCGAGACGCCTTCGTCGCGGTTCCAAAAAATCGTCCTCAGCGAATCCTTTCACAGCGAGGGGGCCGACGCCGCAGATCTCAACGGTGACGGGCACCATGACATCGTTTCGGGCCCCTACTGGTACGAAGGCCCCGAATTCCGCACGCGGCATGCTTACGCAGCGGTCAAGGATTACTCGATCAAAGGCTACTCCGATCACTTCTTTTCCTTCGCACGCGATTTCAACGGCGACGGACACGTCGACATCTTCTCGATCCCGATGCCTGGCACGGCCGGTGTGTGGTACGAAAACCCCGGCGGCGAGGACCGATCGAAGGCTTGGAAGAGCCATCACGCCTTGCCGAGCGTGGACAACGAATCACCGACGTTTGCGGACATCGACAGCGACGGAATCGACGAACTGGTTTGCATTCACCAGGGACGCTATGGCTATGCCAAGCCCGACGAATCCGACCCGACGGCGGCATGGCAATTCACCGCTGTAAGCGACAATCGGGGCTACGGGCGATTCACGCACGGCCTGGGGGTCGGAGATGTGGACGGCGATGGAAAACCGGACCTGTTGGAAAAAGACGGCTGGTGGCAACAAACCGAAACGGCAGGCGGATTGTTCAAGTTTCACCCGGTAAAGTTTGCCGCATCGGGCGGTTCGCAAATGTTCGCCTATGACTTTGACGGCGACGGTGACAACGACGTCCTCTCCGTCCAAAACGCACACGGCTATGGATTGAGTTGGTTCGAGCGACGTGGCACCGGCGACGAGTTTCTGTTTGTCGAACACCCAATCCTGGGACGCCAACCGGCCGACAATCCGTACGGTCTGGCGATATCGCAAATGCACGCGGTTGCCTTGACGGACATCGACGGCGACGGCGTCATGGACATCGTGACGGGCAAACGGTTCTGGGCGCACGGCGGCAACGACCCGGGCGCCAGCGAATTGCCGGTGCTGTATTGGCTGCGTACCGTGCGATCCGATTACGGCGTCGACTTTCAGCCCCATTTGATCGACGTTCGCGTCGGCGTTGGGACTCAATTGACAACCGCGGACATTGATCGCAACGGTCACGTCGATGTCCTGGTCGGCAACAAACTGGGCACCTACGTGCTGCTCAATCGCGGCACGGCCGAAACGCCACCGACGCCGTCGACCGCCGCACCGCATCGGGTGGGCAGTGACGAGTTTAAGAACGCGGTCAGGACGACGGAGCCGCTGACGCCTGAAGAAGAACAACAGACCTTCGTCCTGCCGGCGGGGTTCAAAGCCCAACTCGTCGCGGCCGAACCCGAGATCGCCAAACCGATGAACATGGCGTTTGACGCCAAGGGACGGCTGTGGGTCAGCAGCAGTGTCGAATACCCGTTTCCCGCCGCCGAAGGAAAGGGGCGTGACACGATCAAAATTCTGGACGACACCGACGGTGATGGTCGCGCCGACAAAATCACCACCTTCGCCGACGGACTGAATATCCCGATCGGATTGTATCCTTATCGTGACGGCGTGATTTGCTACAGCATCCCCAATATCTGGTTGTTGCGTGACACCGATGGCGATGACCGATGCGACACGCGCGAAGTCCTTTACGGCCCGTTCGACTACTCGCGTGACACGCACGGCATGTGCAACGGATTCACCCGCGGATTCGACGGCTGGCTGTATGCCTGTCACGGGTTCAACAACCAGTCCTCGGTGGCCGGCAAAGATGGCAACCACGTCACGATGCATTCGGGCAACACGTTTCGCATTCGCACCGATGGCTCGCGGATCGAACATTTCACCGACGGCCAGGTCAATCCGTTCGGGATGGCGATCGATCCGAACGGCGATTTATTCACCGCCGATTGCCACACCAAACCGATCACGTTGCTGATGCCCGGCGGCGTTTACGAGGGTTTCGGCAAGCCCCACGACGGACTCGGTTTCGTCCCCAACGTGATGGATCATTTGCACGGCAGCACGGCGATCGGCGGGATTGCGTTGTATCACGACGATGCGTTTCCGCCGGTCTTTCACGGCAACGCCTTTGGCGGCAACGTGATGACCAGCCGGGTCAATCGCAACTCGATTCATCACAGCGGATCAACCGTTTCGGCGCGAGAAGAATCCGATTTCCTGATCTCCGGCGACCCATGGTTTCGTCCGGTTGATCTGCAGGTCGGTCCGGATGGAGCCCTGTACGTTGCCGATTTTTACAACCGCATCATCGGCCACTACGAAGTCGGACTCGATCACCCCGGCCGCGATCGCCATCGCGGCCGCATCTGGCGGATCGTGTATGACGACGATGACCGAACGCGTCGCGACGTGCCAGCGGTCACATCGATGCATCAAAAGATGCGCGATGGTGGTTCCCCGATCACGCACGCGATCGATCAATTGGATTCGGTGAATTTGACTCGGCGCTCGATCGCATCGGATCAACTGGTCGATCAATTCGGTGCGGAGGCGATCGAACCCGTTCGTCAAACGCTCGCGCGTTGCAAGCACCCCGACACCAAAATTCACTTGTTGTGGGTGTTGCACCGTTTGGCCGCGATCACCGACGGCGATCTGCAAACCGCTGCGCAGGATGCAAGCGCCCGAGTGCGGGCTCACGTGATGCAGATCATCGGTGCCGGCGGCGACGCAGACGGGTCGTTGCAGGAATTGCTGGCCGTCGGACTGCACGATTCCGATGCCATGGTGCGCCGTCGTGCCGCGCTGGCCACGGCGGTGTTTCCCTCGTTGCCGTTGACAACGGAGCTGATGAAAACGCTGCACGCGGCGCCGGCGTCGGATCCACACTTGAGGCATGCGATTCGCATGACGCTGCGTGATCACCTGAGCGATGCCGAACGATTTCGTGTCTTCACCGCGTCGCGATCGCCTCGCGACATAACGGCGGTCATCGATCTGTGCCTGGGCATCAAAACCGACTTTGCCGGCGAGTTTCTGGCGGCACACGTGACCGAACTGCAAGGCTTGGCGCCCGATCAACTTTCCACCTACCTGTCCTTCGCGGCGCGTTACGCGTCGCCGGAACACCTGGGCACGATCGCACAGATGGCGCAAACGCGGTTCGCTGAAAACGCTGACTTCCAGGAGGAACTGCTGCGTTCGATCCAAACGGGACTTCGCCAGCGCGGCATCGCATCTCCGCCGGTCGTGGTCGCTTGGGCAACCCGATTGGCTCGGTCGTACCTGGGCATTCCTGGCGAAGGCGATACCCTGCCCGAAAGACCCCGGCAAATCGGTTGGACCTTTTTCCCCTACCCCGGAACACCCGACCATGGCAATCCGTGGGTGCTGTCGACGAAACGCAATGCTGCTGACGGTGAGCAAGCGTCGAAGCTACACAGCAGCTTTCCAAGCGGGGAATCAAAAACGGGGATCTATCGCAGTGACTCGTTTCGTCTGCCAGCGGAATTCTCGTTCTACTTGGCCGGCCACGACGGGTACCCCGACAAACCGATTCAGCGTTTGAACCTGGTGCGGGTGCGGGACGCCGCGACTCAAGCGGTCCTGCAAACCTGGAGTCCCCCGCGGAACGACACCGCGCAAAAGGTGACTTGGAACTCCGGCGAAGCGGCCGGTCGCGAGGTGTTCGTCGAACTGGTTGATGGTGATACGGCAGGGGCTTACGCATGGATGGCCGTCGGACGTTTTTCGGTCGACGGATTGAACCCGAGCAACGAGGTCGTTCGGTTCAGCAAGGCGGCCCGGCTGATCGGTGAGTTTCGCATCGGCGCACTCGCCGGCGTGGCAAAGCAGATTCTTGCGGACCCGGATGCCAGCGCCGCGTTGGCGGCTGAATTTGCCGCCGCGTTGGTCGCCTTCGATCCCACGCCGCAACGTTCCGCGGTCGCCGAGTCGCTCTCGATCAACGGCGTTGACCGCACCCTGCGTGGCGAATTGGCCAATGTTCTGTTGAGTCACAACGACGATGCGGTGGGCGAGACGCTTGGAAAAGTCACCAAGCTGGCGACCGCGGCGGAACAACTACGGATCGCCGGCAAGCTTTCCTCGGACCAAGCCGGCGTGGAAACACTCTTGATGCTGGTCGAAGCAGGCCAAGCGTCACCGCGTTTGCTGGTCGCTCCGGCGGTCCGCGGCAAATTGGAGAGTCTGGCGACGAAGGCACAATCGCAGCGGATCTCGGAGCTAACAAACAATTTGCCGAACGAAGATCAAACCTTGATCGCTGCGATGAACACTCGCAAAGCCGCATATCTGGTCGGCGGAGGTGACGCGATCGCCGGCAGCCAGTTGTTCGCCAAACAGTGCGCCGTGTGCCATCAAGTCGCGGGAAAGGGAGTCGCGGTCGGGCCGAACCTGGACGGCATCGGCAACCGCGGCTTGGATCGGTTGATCGAAGACATCCTGACCCCCAACCGCAACATCGATGCCGCCTTCCGCGCCAGCGTGGTGTTGACCGAGGACGGGCAAGTTTACAGCGGGTTGATCAAGCGGACCGACGGAACACAGCTGGTGATCGTCGATCAGACAGGTAAAGAAATCAGTGTTCCGGTCGATGAGATCACAAGACAAAAAAACGTCGGCACCTCGCCCATGCCGGCCAATTTTCATGAAACGCTTGATGAGGGGCAAACCAAAGATTTGTTGGCGTACCTGCTTTCGCTGACGCATTAG
- a CDS encoding response regulator: MNRHGGIKLLCIDDDVLGLKSLTVLMQTLGYQIDCAENAVTGLEMIRAGDYDLVMTDMNMPGMNGLLLTQEIKKIVPETPVIVITGSIDMGDRDLSSAGHPDCVLVKPLDLHEFSEQLNRLLHREALPERD; encoded by the coding sequence ATGAATCGACACGGCGGTATCAAGTTGCTCTGCATCGACGATGATGTCCTAGGGCTCAAATCGTTGACGGTGCTCATGCAAACCTTGGGCTATCAAATTGATTGCGCCGAAAACGCGGTCACCGGATTGGAAATGATCCGCGCGGGAGACTATGACCTGGTCATGACCGACATGAATATGCCCGGGATGAATGGTCTGCTGCTGACTCAAGAGATCAAAAAGATCGTACCCGAAACGCCCGTGATCGTGATCACCGGTAGCATCGACATGGGGGATCGTGATCTGTCGTCTGCCGGCCACCCCGATTGCGTGCTCGTCAAGCCGCTCGATCTGCACGAATTCTCCGAGCAATTGAATCGCTTGTTGCATCGTGAAGCGTTGCCCGAGAGGGACTGA